A single window of Terriglobales bacterium DNA harbors:
- a CDS encoding (2Fe-2S)-binding protein, translated as MKQVIRLAVNGETHEVMAEPQDTLLHVLREELGLMGAKKGCDTGGCGCCTVLVDGRAAYSCMLFAMSAQGKSITTIEGLETDGKLDPLQEAFVHTGAVQCGYCTCGMILAAKAFLSECASPSDEEIREGIAGNLCRCTGYQKIVDAVRMTASHR; from the coding sequence ATGAAGCAAGTCATCCGCCTTGCCGTCAACGGCGAGACTCACGAGGTGATGGCCGAGCCGCAGGACACGCTCCTTCACGTGCTGCGCGAAGAGCTGGGCCTGATGGGCGCCAAGAAAGGGTGCGACACCGGTGGCTGCGGCTGCTGCACGGTGCTGGTCGATGGCCGCGCCGCGTATTCCTGCATGCTCTTTGCCATGTCGGCCCAAGGCAAGAGCATCACCACCATCGAAGGACTGGAGACCGACGGCAAACTCGACCCCTTGCAGGAAGCGTTCGTACACACCGGCGCCGTGCAGTGCGGCTACTGCACCTGCGGAATGATTCTCGCGGCCAAGGCCTTCTTGTCGGAATGCGCTTCGCCCAGCGATGAGGAGATTCGCGAGGGGATCGCCGGCAATCTGTGCCGCTGTACCGGCTACCAGAAGATCGTGGACGCAGTCCGTATGACTGCGTCCCACCGTTGA
- a CDS encoding nitrilase-related carbon-nitrogen hydrolase: MIKPYTAVGLIPTVRGIRSRKDIRINLEHIKHLVKAASWLSALDIPVRLIALPEGALQAFNDEVLDLDHVEFARKCAIDIPGEETEELGKIAREYNAFIMAQAKARHPELKDRFFNVGFVINPRGKVILKHYKVSPLFPVEHSVCPHDVYDWWIEKYGRNLDAFWPVVDTEIGRLGIMMANEGSYPENARALALNGAEVVYRASYPHPGTGNEFFEIQSRARALDNNFYVVAPNLGTYYLFPDSTTAIDTFGGRSFIFNYKGQIVGRQEYSGCSTYVAGVIDIEALRDHRARAQWDNWLKDLRTELYQIVYEKPIYPKNLYLKREPMKHAEYRSRVIKRQIRLMHDRGIWKKPGR; this comes from the coding sequence ATGATCAAGCCCTATACGGCAGTCGGACTCATCCCCACCGTGCGCGGCATCCGCAGCCGCAAGGACATCAGGATCAACCTCGAGCACATCAAGCATCTGGTGAAGGCTGCCAGTTGGCTCTCGGCGCTCGACATCCCCGTGCGTCTCATTGCGCTGCCGGAAGGCGCGTTGCAGGCCTTCAACGACGAGGTCCTCGACCTCGACCACGTCGAGTTCGCCCGCAAATGCGCCATCGACATCCCCGGCGAAGAAACCGAGGAACTGGGCAAGATCGCGCGTGAATACAACGCCTTCATCATGGCGCAGGCCAAGGCCCGCCACCCGGAGCTGAAAGACCGCTTCTTCAATGTCGGCTTCGTCATCAACCCGCGCGGGAAAGTCATCCTCAAGCATTACAAGGTCTCGCCGCTGTTTCCGGTCGAGCATTCCGTCTGTCCGCATGATGTGTACGACTGGTGGATTGAAAAGTACGGCCGCAATCTCGACGCCTTCTGGCCGGTAGTGGATACCGAGATCGGCCGCCTGGGCATCATGATGGCCAACGAGGGGTCGTATCCGGAGAACGCCCGCGCCTTGGCGCTGAACGGCGCCGAAGTCGTCTATCGCGCCTCCTATCCCCACCCCGGCACGGGAAACGAATTTTTCGAGATTCAGAGTCGCGCCCGCGCCCTGGACAACAATTTCTATGTCGTAGCTCCCAACCTGGGCACGTACTATCTGTTTCCGGACAGCACCACCGCGATCGACACCTTCGGCGGCCGCTCGTTCATCTTCAACTACAAGGGACAGATCGTGGGCCGGCAGGAATACAGCGGCTGCTCCACCTACGTGGCCGGGGTCATCGACATCGAGGCCCTGCGCGACCATCGCGCCCGCGCCCAATGGGACAACTGGCTGAAGGACTTGCGCACGGAGCTTTACCAGATCGTGTACGAGAAACCCATTTACCCCAAGAACCTGTACCTCAAGCGGGAACCGATGAAGCATGCCGAGTACCGCTCCAGGGTCATCAAGCGCCAGATCCGTCTCATGCACGACCGCGGTATCTGGAAGAAACCCGGCCGCTGA
- a CDS encoding TonB-dependent receptor, producing the protein MKLTVDDSTGAVVPGANVTLKNTETGARRTAVTDANGLAVIAGVPAGSYELTAEAKTFTARTVPVQLSVGQTATLTVRLGIEVRQEVEVQETAQAIDPEKSDVSQVIESRKIADLPISGRDFIDFVLLTPSVAVGRSTAVGAQSPFTETVLKLSFGGTRESHTSFFALDGLDYTTSISGVQRVSPSQDWVQEFRVVESPYNADTGRSLGSVVNTITKSGTNDLHGTLYEYFRNDALNANNLLSAPGFTTLRFNQFGGTLGGPLRKEKNFFFAGYEGQRRAESPIYSSFILNTINPNPATCPVLPPPGTFNPACLSINGTKQFFGLQPETLGSILSVDNYDKFFIKINNVLSERTFWNIGYLFNDTRKENVRGAPPGEGLPSSYRDNPVRDQTVYTNLVHVFSPEWTSSTLLQYGRRTFDLIPKGAGLEPAISIPNLLSGGGFVGSVRFYREQRVQFAENVTWTHGKHTVRFGGEIHPVWTNTQVPLFTPGFGVFCPDGFFGVPISGCRPGVTQPIEEVFLFLEPREFFGQPIPARTAPFFSDLFTGPAAPIFDASTRVSYVHKLYSLYVQDQWRVKPNLSLTFGLRYDVDVLPSAVDTKTTGPDLVSPGRFHTTDYNNFQPRVSFAYSFRGGKDVLRGGYGLFNAPFVYSDILVSWIGASEFTYMLDTNVGPFGPPLLPEFSDPNNTLIGFGASGAVGLPSGIFPGPSAFFNFATTGAYPTPIGPFPLQFPLGYAKRDFPNAYSQLASLELEHELGKNWFVSAGYQYIHALQLPVYDSVNGLPNPNGRDPITGLPLPCAPAGSVAPTPLGKETFCPADPSFGFTLYVHPVGFSIYHAGTASLRKNFANHYSILANYTYSKSIDISTTINLPNVPENYLRHDLDRAIGDNDIRHRVTVAVLGESPRQWPRVLRDFKSSILMSAQSARYFTINAGFDTNGDLFPFSDRVGTIGRNTYKGDPYFNLDLRVQRGIPFSERIRGDFSVEFFNLFNIVNVQDVNHVYGAPDFVTPVPREFGDGITTPAGFGSPKFAAPARQIQLSFRLSF; encoded by the coding sequence TTGAAGTTGACGGTAGACGATTCCACCGGCGCGGTGGTTCCCGGCGCTAACGTCACACTGAAGAACACGGAAACCGGCGCTCGGCGAACTGCCGTCACCGACGCCAACGGTCTGGCGGTAATTGCTGGCGTACCCGCAGGCAGCTATGAACTGACCGCCGAGGCCAAGACCTTCACTGCCCGCACCGTTCCCGTGCAGCTTTCGGTCGGCCAGACCGCGACCTTGACGGTCCGGTTGGGGATTGAAGTGCGCCAGGAAGTCGAGGTGCAGGAAACCGCCCAGGCCATCGATCCGGAAAAATCCGATGTCAGCCAGGTCATCGAGTCGCGCAAGATCGCCGACCTGCCTATCTCCGGGCGCGACTTCATCGACTTCGTGCTGCTCACCCCGTCGGTGGCGGTCGGCCGCAGCACGGCGGTCGGCGCCCAATCTCCTTTCACCGAGACCGTCCTGAAGCTGAGCTTCGGAGGCACGCGCGAGAGCCATACCTCCTTCTTCGCCCTCGACGGCCTGGACTACACCACCAGCATCTCCGGCGTGCAGCGCGTCAGCCCGTCGCAGGACTGGGTGCAGGAGTTCCGCGTGGTGGAAAGCCCCTATAACGCCGATACCGGACGCAGCCTGGGTTCGGTAGTCAACACCATCACCAAGTCCGGCACCAACGACCTGCACGGCACTTTGTACGAGTATTTTCGCAACGACGCGCTCAACGCCAACAACCTGCTCTCCGCGCCCGGATTCACCACCCTGCGTTTTAATCAGTTCGGAGGCACGCTGGGTGGCCCGCTGCGCAAGGAGAAGAACTTCTTCTTCGCCGGGTATGAAGGCCAGCGGCGGGCTGAGTCGCCCATCTATTCCAGCTTCATCCTGAACACCATCAACCCGAATCCGGCGACGTGCCCGGTGTTGCCGCCGCCCGGAACCTTCAATCCCGCCTGCCTCAGCATCAACGGAACCAAGCAGTTCTTCGGCCTGCAGCCGGAGACGCTGGGCTCCATCCTCTCCGTGGACAACTACGATAAATTCTTCATCAAGATCAACAACGTCTTGAGCGAACGCACGTTTTGGAACATCGGCTACCTGTTCAACGACACCCGCAAGGAGAACGTGCGCGGCGCACCTCCGGGCGAAGGCCTGCCTTCTTCCTACCGGGACAATCCGGTGCGCGACCAGACGGTGTACACCAACCTGGTTCACGTCTTTTCGCCGGAGTGGACCAGCAGCACGCTGTTACAGTACGGCCGCCGCACCTTCGACCTCATCCCCAAGGGCGCGGGGCTCGAGCCCGCCATCAGTATTCCCAATCTGCTCTCCGGTGGCGGATTCGTGGGCAGCGTCCGTTTCTACCGCGAGCAGCGGGTGCAGTTCGCCGAGAATGTCACCTGGACTCACGGCAAGCACACGGTGAGATTCGGCGGCGAAATCCACCCCGTGTGGACCAACACGCAGGTGCCGCTGTTCACCCCGGGATTCGGAGTCTTCTGCCCCGACGGCTTCTTTGGCGTGCCTATTTCCGGGTGCCGTCCCGGGGTCACGCAGCCCATCGAAGAGGTCTTTCTGTTCCTGGAACCGCGTGAATTCTTCGGCCAGCCCATCCCCGCGCGCACTGCTCCGTTCTTCAGCGACCTGTTCACCGGCCCGGCGGCGCCCATCTTCGACGCCAGCACGCGCGTCAGCTACGTTCACAAGCTCTACTCGCTCTACGTGCAGGACCAGTGGCGTGTGAAGCCCAACCTGAGCCTGACCTTCGGCCTTCGCTACGACGTCGATGTCCTGCCTTCCGCAGTCGATACCAAGACCACCGGCCCCGACCTGGTGAGCCCGGGCAGGTTCCACACCACCGATTACAACAACTTCCAGCCGCGCGTGTCGTTTGCCTACTCGTTCCGGGGAGGCAAGGACGTCTTGCGCGGCGGCTATGGGCTCTTCAACGCCCCTTTCGTCTACAGCGACATCCTGGTGAGCTGGATCGGCGCTTCGGAGTTCACGTATATGCTGGACACCAACGTCGGTCCGTTCGGCCCTCCCCTACTTCCTGAATTCTCCGATCCTAATAACACTCTGATCGGATTCGGCGCTTCCGGGGCTGTGGGGCTGCCGTCGGGTATCTTTCCCGGCCCTTCCGCCTTCTTCAATTTTGCAACCACCGGAGCTTACCCCACGCCCATCGGTCCCTTCCCGCTCCAGTTTCCGCTGGGCTACGCCAAGCGGGACTTCCCCAACGCCTATTCGCAACTGGCCAGCTTGGAACTGGAACATGAGCTGGGCAAGAACTGGTTCGTTTCTGCCGGGTATCAGTACATCCACGCGCTGCAGTTGCCGGTCTACGACAGCGTGAACGGACTGCCGAATCCCAATGGACGCGACCCCATCACGGGACTGCCTCTGCCCTGTGCGCCGGCGGGTTCCGTGGCTCCCACGCCGCTCGGCAAGGAGACCTTCTGTCCGGCGGATCCCAGTTTTGGCTTTACGCTGTACGTGCACCCGGTGGGATTCTCCATCTACCACGCGGGCACGGCCAGCCTGCGCAAGAACTTTGCCAACCACTACAGCATCCTGGCCAACTACACCTACTCCAAGTCCATCGACATCTCCACCACCATCAACCTGCCCAACGTGCCGGAAAACTACCTGCGGCACGACCTGGACCGCGCCATCGGCGATAACGACATCCGCCATCGCGTCACGGTGGCCGTGCTCGGCGAGTCGCCCAGGCAGTGGCCGCGCGTGTTGCGCGATTTCAAGTCCTCCATCCTGATGAGCGCACAGAGCGCCCGCTACTTCACCATCAACGCCGGTTTCGACACCAACGGCGATTTGTTCCCGTTCTCCGATCGCGTCGGGACCATCGGCCGCAACACCTACAAGGGAGATCCCTACTTCAACCTGGACCTTCGCGTCCAGCGCGGCATCCCCTTCAGCGAGCGGATCCGCGGCGACTTCAGCGTGGAGTTCTTCAACCTGTTCAACATCGTCAACGTGCAGGACGTCAACCACGTGTATGGGGCGCCCGATTTCGTCACGCCGGTTCCCCGGGAATTCGGCGATGGCATCACCACGCCCGCTGGCTTTGGGTCGCCCAAGTTCGCGGCGCCGGCGCGCCAGATCCAGTTATCCTTCCGCTTGAGCTTCTAG
- a CDS encoding FAD binding domain-containing protein, translating to MAFTEVKQYFRPTNPGEVVALLAQYGSSARLLGGGTFLHGIAARGLGLRLDALIDLQGAHLAYVKAEQSGLVIGSATTLAALTDAAPVQQSTALAAIADALRYPPAQIRNMATVGGCLAAASPLFDLPVALMALDASVHVLGPRGGREISLHEFFVDYFESALRHDELLVEARIPKHPPGSASAFLKLETNANDLALLNVAVRLTVDQTGTCRDARVIAGGGVGKAPVRAVSCETVLAGKRITPGLVEEAAEKVTADVHPVSDHRASAKYRAALAKVFVRRTLARALDRLQARRD from the coding sequence ATGGCGTTCACTGAGGTCAAACAATACTTCAGGCCGACAAACCCGGGTGAAGTGGTGGCGCTGCTGGCCCAATACGGCAGCAGCGCGCGCCTGCTGGGTGGCGGGACGTTCCTTCACGGCATCGCCGCCCGTGGTCTGGGCCTGCGGCTGGACGCCCTGATCGACCTGCAGGGCGCCCACCTTGCTTATGTCAAGGCGGAGCAGAGCGGGTTGGTGATCGGTTCGGCCACCACGCTCGCCGCCCTTACGGACGCCGCTCCGGTTCAGCAGAGCACGGCGCTTGCGGCAATCGCAGATGCGCTGCGCTATCCCCCGGCGCAGATCCGCAACATGGCAACAGTGGGCGGATGTCTGGCCGCAGCGTCGCCTCTGTTCGACTTGCCGGTGGCGCTGATGGCGCTCGATGCTTCCGTCCACGTGCTTGGTCCACGCGGCGGCAGGGAGATTTCGTTGCACGAATTCTTTGTGGACTACTTCGAGAGCGCGCTGCGGCACGACGAGCTGCTGGTCGAGGCGCGGATCCCCAAGCATCCGCCCGGGTCGGCCAGCGCTTTCCTCAAGCTGGAAACCAACGCCAACGATCTGGCTTTGCTCAACGTGGCGGTGCGTCTTACGGTCGACCAGACCGGGACGTGCCGGGATGCACGCGTGATCGCAGGCGGCGGCGTGGGCAAGGCCCCGGTCCGGGCGGTCTCTTGCGAAACGGTTCTGGCAGGGAAGCGCATTACTCCGGGGCTGGTGGAAGAAGCCGCCGAGAAAGTGACGGCGGACGTCCACCCCGTTTCCGATCATCGGGCGTCGGCGAAGTATCGCGCGGCGCTCGCCAAGGTTTTCGTACGCAGAACGTTGGCTCGCGCACTGGACCGGCTCCAGGCCCGACGCGACTGA
- a CDS encoding molybdopterin cofactor-binding domain-containing protein — protein sequence MSTLRAVGKTVPKPDAYDKVTGGKGYVVNLRLPGMLHAKVLRSPYPHARILRIDTSEAERLPGVKAVLVPSEVPKIKFHPVYFAPSEARSMVRDMLILSDTVRFAGEPVAAVAATRPEIAERATELIHVEYQQLPAVFDPEEAMKPGAPQIHEHAPNNIALNPSFTFGDLEKGFAEADFIFENTYQTQRVHTCYMEPRVCIVDSDVHGNLTVWSSTQHLFGLREKLAFALGIPVGKVKVVKPPYIGGGFGGKLDMGFIEPICALLSRKTGRPVRAEHTRYEDFITTARNPIKIHLKTGVKKDGTFTARYARSILDTGSHATHGAVVLMVHGFYGFLLPYRCPNQKWEGCSVYTNNMIGGGFRGYGAPQAAFAMESQIDEICHQLKLDPIEFRLKNAHKEGEPHPFEPSFKLSTYRLADCLQQGAARIGWHDRPTHRSNGTKRRGVGFACQPLWVSGCVGFPDIYEHSGAILKLNVDGSVDLSTATIDMGCGQNTVLGQIAAEELGVPVEAVRVTYADTETVPFDAPSHASRVTYSSGNAVRAAAAAAKKRLLAVAAPMLQAAPEDLETADGCVRVKASPDRSVPIASVVKQAESPYIQMVPDGMSKTSLEQKGTIMGMASLAPASNPSPATAEFVEVEVDTETGEVKVLRVVFAHDIGRVIHPAGAEGQVEGGFQQGLGYALMENLTFDHSNGACLAADFLSYKMPTAMEMPPKIESIFVESNEPTGPFGAKSLAESCLIVPAPAIANAIYDAVGVRVRDLPITPEKILAGLGKL from the coding sequence ATGTCCACGTTACGCGCGGTTGGGAAGACCGTTCCCAAGCCCGATGCCTACGACAAGGTCACGGGCGGCAAGGGCTATGTCGTCAACCTTCGCCTGCCTGGCATGCTGCATGCCAAGGTGCTGCGCAGCCCCTACCCGCATGCCCGCATCCTGCGCATCGACACCTCCGAGGCCGAGCGGCTGCCCGGCGTGAAGGCCGTGCTGGTTCCGTCCGAAGTGCCCAAGATCAAGTTCCACCCGGTCTATTTCGCTCCCAGCGAGGCCCGCAGCATGGTGCGCGACATGCTGATCCTGAGCGACACGGTGCGCTTCGCCGGCGAGCCGGTTGCGGCGGTCGCCGCCACCCGGCCGGAGATTGCGGAAAGGGCCACCGAGCTGATTCACGTCGAGTACCAGCAGCTTCCCGCCGTCTTCGATCCTGAGGAGGCCATGAAGCCCGGCGCTCCGCAGATCCACGAACATGCCCCCAACAACATCGCCCTCAACCCTTCGTTCACTTTCGGCGATCTGGAGAAGGGCTTTGCTGAAGCCGACTTCATCTTCGAAAACACGTACCAGACACAGCGCGTGCACACCTGCTACATGGAACCCCGCGTCTGCATCGTAGACAGCGACGTGCACGGGAACCTGACCGTCTGGTCCTCCACGCAGCACCTTTTCGGCTTGCGTGAGAAGCTGGCCTTTGCTCTCGGCATCCCGGTGGGCAAGGTGAAAGTGGTGAAACCGCCGTACATCGGCGGCGGATTCGGCGGCAAGCTCGACATGGGCTTCATCGAGCCCATCTGCGCGCTGCTCAGCCGGAAGACCGGCCGCCCCGTGCGCGCCGAGCACACCCGCTACGAAGACTTCATCACCACCGCGCGCAATCCCATCAAGATCCACCTGAAGACTGGGGTTAAGAAAGACGGCACATTCACCGCTCGCTATGCGCGGAGCATCCTGGATACGGGATCGCACGCTACGCATGGCGCCGTGGTCCTGATGGTGCATGGCTTCTACGGGTTCCTGCTGCCCTATCGTTGCCCCAACCAGAAGTGGGAGGGCTGCTCGGTCTATACCAACAACATGATCGGCGGCGGCTTCCGCGGCTACGGCGCTCCCCAGGCGGCCTTTGCCATGGAGTCGCAGATCGATGAGATTTGCCATCAACTCAAGCTCGACCCCATCGAGTTCCGACTGAAGAACGCGCACAAGGAAGGCGAGCCACACCCGTTCGAGCCCTCGTTCAAGCTTTCGACCTATCGGCTCGCGGACTGCCTGCAGCAGGGCGCAGCCAGGATCGGCTGGCACGACCGGCCCACCCACCGCTCCAATGGAACTAAACGCCGCGGCGTCGGCTTCGCCTGCCAGCCGCTTTGGGTAAGCGGTTGCGTGGGATTCCCGGATATCTATGAGCATTCCGGGGCCATTCTCAAGCTCAACGTCGATGGCAGCGTCGATCTATCCACCGCGACCATCGACATGGGCTGCGGGCAGAACACGGTGTTGGGCCAGATTGCTGCCGAGGAACTGGGAGTTCCCGTCGAGGCCGTGCGCGTCACCTACGCCGACACGGAGACCGTGCCCTTTGACGCTCCCAGCCACGCCAGCCGCGTGACCTATTCTTCCGGGAACGCCGTCCGGGCCGCCGCCGCTGCTGCGAAGAAGCGGCTGCTGGCGGTCGCCGCACCCATGCTCCAGGCCGCGCCGGAGGACCTGGAAACCGCCGACGGCTGCGTACGGGTCAAAGCATCTCCTGACCGCTCCGTTCCCATCGCGAGCGTCGTGAAGCAGGCGGAATCCCCGTACATCCAGATGGTCCCCGACGGCATGAGCAAGACGTCGCTCGAGCAGAAGGGCACCATCATGGGGATGGCCTCGCTGGCCCCGGCGTCCAATCCTTCTCCGGCCACGGCCGAGTTCGTCGAAGTCGAGGTCGACACGGAAACCGGCGAGGTCAAGGTGCTGCGCGTGGTGTTCGCTCACGACATCGGACGTGTGATTCATCCCGCCGGTGCCGAGGGCCAGGTCGAGGGCGGCTTCCAGCAAGGGCTGGGCTACGCACTGATGGAGAATCTGACCTTTGATCACTCCAATGGAGCCTGCCTGGCTGCCGACTTCCTGAGCTACAAGATGCCCACAGCGATGGAGATGCCGCCGAAGATCGAAAGCATCTTCGTAGAATCGAATGAGCCCACAGGTCCGTTCGGCGCCAAGTCGTTGGCGGAATCCTGTCTCATCGTTCCCGCGCCCGCCATCGCCAACGCCATCTACGACGCTGTGGGTGTGCGCGTGCGCGACCTGCCCATCACGCCGGAAAAGATCCTGGCCGGCCTGGGAAAGCTCTGA
- a CDS encoding isochorismatase family cysteine hydrolase: MSSNLKASGSDFFTVDPRRTALIVIDMQNAFVAEGAPFETPRARAMLPRLERLIRFAREQRMPIVWTQSDHRPPYGGLMLRKFPIIQEQRVLWSGEPSFEMYPDMLQPQEGAHEYRIVKHKFDAFFETDLDAILRYHNIDTVIITGTATNACCESTARSAFMRDYQVAFPSDANATFDATMHEATLRNIELLFGRVMTTDQLLAEMEGAMAGATAQSSHRDAQR, from the coding sequence ATGTCGTCCAATCTGAAAGCCTCCGGAAGCGATTTCTTCACCGTCGATCCCCGGCGAACCGCCCTCATCGTCATTGACATGCAGAATGCCTTCGTCGCCGAGGGCGCTCCCTTCGAAACGCCCAGAGCGCGCGCCATGCTGCCGCGCCTGGAGCGCCTGATCCGCTTCGCCCGGGAACAGCGGATGCCCATCGTCTGGACGCAGTCCGACCACCGGCCACCCTACGGCGGCTTGATGCTGCGCAAGTTCCCCATTATTCAGGAACAGCGGGTGCTGTGGAGCGGCGAGCCCAGCTTCGAGATGTACCCCGACATGCTCCAGCCGCAGGAGGGCGCGCACGAGTACCGCATCGTGAAGCACAAGTTCGATGCCTTCTTCGAGACCGATCTGGACGCCATCCTTCGCTACCACAACATCGACACCGTGATCATCACCGGGACAGCGACCAACGCCTGCTGCGAATCCACCGCGCGCTCCGCGTTCATGCGCGACTACCAGGTGGCCTTCCCCAGCGACGCGAACGCCACCTTTGACGCAACCATGCACGAGGCTACGCTGCGCAACATCGAGCTGCTCTTCGGCCGCGTGATGACCACCGACCAGCTTCTGGCGGAGATGGAAGGAGCGATGGCTGGTGCTACCGCACAATCCTCCCACCGCGACGCTCAACGTTGA
- a CDS encoding alpha/beta hydrolase, which yields MAKFVLIHGSWHSGSAWSQTTQHLKAAGHTAFTPTIAGHGKGSNKAVNHAQCTQSIVDYIVSNDVRDFVLVGHSFGGTIIAKVAEVMPERIRRLVFWNAFVLQDGNCLLDEIPPYYRELFDRLARESADHTVMAPFPIWREAFINDADLALAKSAYESLSPEPYQPFQDKLDMKKFYSLEIPRSYLNCTEDIALPPGEWGWHPRMSSRLGLCRLVQMPGSHEVIFTNPKGLAEKLIEAGRD from the coding sequence ATGGCGAAATTCGTCCTGATTCACGGCTCATGGCACAGCGGCAGTGCTTGGAGCCAGACCACCCAGCACTTGAAGGCTGCGGGGCACACCGCCTTCACGCCCACCATCGCGGGGCACGGCAAAGGCAGCAACAAGGCCGTCAACCACGCGCAGTGCACACAGTCCATCGTCGACTACATTGTGAGCAATGACGTGCGCGACTTCGTCCTGGTGGGACACAGCTTCGGCGGCACCATCATCGCCAAGGTCGCCGAAGTCATGCCGGAGCGCATTCGCCGGCTGGTCTTCTGGAACGCCTTCGTGCTCCAGGACGGCAACTGTTTGCTCGATGAGATTCCGCCCTACTATCGTGAGTTGTTCGACCGGCTCGCCCGGGAATCTGCCGACCACACCGTCATGGCGCCCTTTCCCATCTGGCGCGAGGCTTTCATCAACGACGCCGACCTCGCCCTCGCCAAGTCCGCCTACGAATCCCTTTCACCCGAGCCCTACCAGCCCTTCCAGGACAAGCTGGACATGAAGAAGTTCTATTCGCTCGAGATTCCGCGCAGCTACCTCAACTGCACCGAGGACATCGCCCTTCCTCCCGGCGAATGGGGCTGGCATCCGCGCATGTCCAGCCGCCTGGGACTCTGCCGCCTGGTGCAGATGCCCGGCAGCCATGAAGTGATCTTCACCAACCCCAAGGGTCTGGCGGAAAAACTCATCGAGGCCGGGCGCGACTAG